A genomic stretch from Desulfurococcaceae archaeon MEX13E-LK6-19 includes:
- a CDS encoding CopG family ribbon-helix-helix protein: MASKKRFGISLPCNLADQLDQLAKILGTNRSVIVREAVKEYIHDHMHYMYPHTCCGIIIVTGSIDHEKLFNILEDYHDIIHSFNHVHLDEKCIEIIFVNGDSRKIQELHKVLMSMPGCMARYISVH; the protein is encoded by the coding sequence ATGGCGAGTAAAAAAAGATTCGGGATATCATTGCCTTGTAATCTAGCTGATCAACTTGATCAGTTGGCAAAAATACTTGGAACAAACAGATCTGTTATTGTAAGAGAGGCTGTTAAAGAGTATATACATGATCACATGCACTACATGTACCCTCATACTTGTTGTGGAATAATTATAGTCACTGGCTCAATTGACCATGAGAAACTATTCAATATACTTGAAGACTATCATGACATAATACACAGTTTTAATCATGTACATTTAGACGAGAAATGTATTGAAATAATATTTGTAAACGGAGATTCCAGAAAAATACAGGAGCTTCATAAAGTTCTTATGTCTATGCCGGGTTGTATGGCTAGGTATATTAGTGTACATTAA
- a CDS encoding metal ABC transporter permease — translation MVERIGTLVIVNSIVVLIALAIILSIFIDPRWVIVMVSASITFGVLAPVVAVRRLYFLAGAVPHSALLAVVIAIPLARILGLLDEYFWSIIIGTLLIYCVGYAIYRGVDADTATAVFVALTASLSVIVLYYVLTSYPLQTSIWAFIVGDPLLVSWKDVYIALTVSVIVFIVVVLTYREHVVIGIDKDCVRLAGIKVKFYDWILFTVLGIATITMLKIIGFVLEHVFILLPAAIATTSSESSFNAFLVSLAVSMFAALTGLYVTVVTGFAPAGITGLMLFSVYLGVLVMKKIRG, via the coding sequence ATGGTTGAGAGAATAGGAACATTAGTTATTGTGAACTCCATAGTGGTGTTAATAGCCCTAGCTATTATCTTGTCAATATTCATTGATCCGAGATGGGTTATAGTTATGGTTTCAGCGTCAATAACATTTGGCGTACTTGCACCTGTTGTTGCAGTGCGCCGCCTCTATTTTCTTGCAGGTGCTGTGCCCCACTCTGCTCTCCTAGCTGTGGTAATTGCGATACCGCTTGCTAGAATCCTTGGGCTCCTGGATGAGTATTTCTGGTCTATAATTATTGGAACACTATTGATTTACTGTGTTGGCTACGCTATCTATCGTGGTGTAGATGCTGATACTGCTACAGCTGTTTTTGTTGCTTTAACAGCTTCGCTGAGTGTTATTGTACTCTACTATGTTCTAACAAGTTATCCTCTCCAAACTAGCATATGGGCATTCATAGTTGGTGATCCATTGCTTGTAAGCTGGAAGGATGTTTACATAGCATTAACAGTATCAGTCATTGTGTTTATAGTTGTTGTATTAACCTATAGAGAACACGTTGTAATAGGTATTGATAAGGACTGTGTAAGACTTGCTGGAATAAAGGTTAAATTCTATGACTGGATTCTCTTTACAGTACTTGGAATAGCAACTATCACTATGCTTAAAATAATAGGGTTTGTGTTGGAACATGTGTTTATACTTCTCCCTGCGGCCATAGCCACAACTAGTTCAGAAAGTTCTTTTAATGCATTCTTAGTAAGCTTGGCTGTAAGCATGTTTGCTGCTTTAACAGGACTATACGTAACAGTGGTTACTGGGTTTGCACCAGCTGGTATCACCGGGCTTATGTTATTCTCGGTATATCTTGGAGTTCTTGTTATGAAAAAGATAAGGGGCTGA